A region of the Leeuwenhoekiella sp. MAR_2009_132 genome:
AATATAGAATAGCCAAATATTAGAGAAGTACCTCTAAAGTTGGAATCCCAATTTGGATAAATACCTAAAAGGTTTCGTTTTAAATCATGTCTTAATTCTATACTGTATCTATCTCTAAATTTATAACCTAATCCCAAAGCTAAATTGGGATTACTTCTAATATCTAACGATGTTTTATTTCTACCTTCACTTCGTTCAAAATCTACTGAAGAACCAAAATCTATACTAAACTGATACAGTACGTTTACAAATAATTTTGAATTATTATTTATAAATAAATAATGTCTTAAACCTAAAGGTATTTCAATACTTTGATAATCGACAGTACTTGTCAACTCTGTATTAAAACCTTCATTGGGATCAAAATATTTAGTTTTATAAGATTGATAGGTAGGCTCTAGCGTTAATGCCCATTTATTATTATTGAATGGAAGAATAAATTCGGCTTCAATACCTAGTCTTAATGAGAGTTCACTTTCAAAATCGGTATCTCTGTCATTTCTAGAAGAATTTTCAATAGATAACGCGCTCGATTTTAATCCCGGTCTAAAGGTTAAATTAAATATATCGCGCTCAGGCTCCAGTTCTGCAACTTGAAAATCTGGGTTTATACATTTATTGTAATCAACAAAGTAATTTATAAGATCACGCTTGCCATACTCTATACTTTCTAAATCTGAATTCTTTTTGTTATCACAATTTACCTCGTTAAAGAGTTGTTGTAAATAATAGTTGTTTGATCCTAATTTACTATTTGAGGTTAGGTATTGCTTATAAATTAACTGCTTGATTTCTGAATTCTTGGTACTGAAAAAATAACGACTTAGTTGTCCCTCACGATAAAAGTAAAGATTCGCATCACCTTCAACCAGTATTTTTAATAATACGGTCTCATTAATAAATTCAGGTTCGCGGTTTTCATCAAGATCTTTAATTTTATTACTTGTTTTATCAATATCTACAGTGGCTTTGACATATTTAGATTTATTAATAACTGAAAATTCTTGGATATTAGCAATTACAGCCTTTTGAATATCACCATTATCGGTAAGCATATATTCAATTTCTGTAGGATTATTGTTCCAATCATAGTTCTTGATTAAGCATTCAATTTTATTTCCAGAATTATTTATAAAGTATCCTTTTTCAAACGACGTTTGAGCAAAACATTGGACTCCTATAGTCATTAAAATAAATACGAAAAAAGTAATTTTTGACATGTGTTGTTAATTTACAGTTGATTATTAGAAATAATAATTACGAAAATAGAATTAATTATAATTTAATATTTACTGAATTCTGTAAAATTTAAAATTTATGGAGTTATACAAATCGTATTGTTATTTATTATAATTCTAATAATTACTCTGAAAATCTATTAAACCTTATCTTCTCTACAAATAATAGAGTACACAGAGTCTTTTAAACTTAAAAAGGCAACGGAAAAATGAAATATCAATTTCCGTTGCCTAAGCTCATAAATAGATTGCTTAATGATTTTACTTTAGCATTAAGAGTATCTAACTTTTCTAATTATAGGGATATATTAAAGTAAGTAATTACTTTTTATGAACTGTTTCTGCATGTGTTGCAGTATTCATTATGAATTTTTTTAGCTCAAAGCAGGAGATTAATCAAGCTTTTTAAAACATTACTAAATGAAAATATTAATTTTCAAAATTTAGCGTAGTGTGAGCTAATGATAATAGTACTTTAGTTCTTTACGAGAACGGATGATTTTTTTCTTCTACCCCAAATAATAAATAAAGCGATGCCCAATAAAAAAATATTCATTCCTATAGCTGTAAATTCACCTCTTGATGCGTGAAATATTGCGGCAAAAACCATCACCAGCGCTAAGCCCATAGCTGCCCAGATAGTAAGAACAGGTTTTAACTTAAATACCGCAGGTAGAACTAAACCAAGACCTCCTAAAATCTCCGTGAAGCCTATAAACCTTACTAAACTGAGTGGAGTAGAAGTAACCCAGGGTAACGAATCTGCTAAGACTTCAACAGGTTGTGAGATTTTCATCATTCCTGCCATAATAAACATTGCGGCTAATAGCCCTTGCGCTATCCATAATATAATGTTTAATGCTTTGTTTTTTTGATTTGCCATTTTAAAATTCTTTTAGATTAGTAGCGCACAAAATTGAAGCAGAAAAGATTATCTAAACTTAAGATATCTTAAGAAATGGAAATTGCATTATTTTTTAGCCAGTTTACGTCTTATTTCGCTTAAATATTCTGGAGTAATTCCTATATAAGAAGCTATTAATTTTAGAGGAAGTCGTTGAATTAATGTAGGATACGTATTTGTAAAATCAAGATAGCGCTGTTCTGCAGTAGAACTTAATAAGCCTATAACCCTTTTATTAGTAGCAATTAGATTATTGCGCAATTTAGTAGCCATCTCTACAATACTGTCTTTGTCTAAATCGCTAAATTCTTTAAAATCAGATTTGTTCATTTCTGAAATTTCAGAATCTTCTACAGCCTCGATACACACAATCGCTGGTATTTGATTTGTAAAACTATCTAAATCTGTAATTAACCAGGATTCCGGTGCAAATTGTAGAATGTGCTCTTTTCCGGTATTATCAAGTGTGTAACTTTTTAGACAGCCTTTTTTTACCAAATATCCTTGAGTTGCTATAGACCCTTGCTTTAGCAATATTGTTCCCTTAGAAACGAGAATATGATTTTCACTTTCTAAATTTTTCATTTTGAATATTTCATATCGATACAATCGCTAAAACTAAAAGAAAAAAATAAATAAGAAGATATTTACGATTTTCAAAGCTGACAGTTTTTGTATGCTGTTACATCTTCTATTTCAACTAATTTATTTACCATAAATGCTGCTGTTTATTTACCCACAACTTTACTGCTAACCGTAGAACATATTAGGCTTTCTGTAGCTAAATTATTTAAAGTCATTAACAGCATCACCTAAATCGTAAACCAAAACCTCTCTTATATGATTAGCGACAATACTACTTCCGGCAGCGCTGCGATATCCGCCCGCACAATGTACTACAATAGGTTTATCTGTAGGTATTTCAGCAATACGCTCTCTTAACTCGTGTAGCGGTATGGTAAGTGCTTTATCAAAAAATTTACCAGCTTCCGTTTCGCTTTGATTTCTAATATCAATAATTGTATATGCTTCTAAATTTTCTTGGAATTTATTCAAATCTAATACTGAAGATTTTATCCAACTCTGCTCTCCAAGTGTATAAATTTGTTTGACCTGACTTTCGTAGCCAATTTTAGCAACTCGACTTAGTAATTCTTCAGCGTGATTGTAATCTTTAGCAACCATACTAAATTCTTCTTCAGGTTTTACAATAGAGCCCAACCACGTCTCAAATTTGTGGTTTTCTTCTAATGCCATAATATTAAAACTATTTCGTTTATGACCATTTTTAAAATCCTGTTCATTGCGTGTATCTATTACTAAACCATCACCGTTTAGATGTTCGTCCTTAAGTTTTAGCGGAATATCAGCAATGCTGCCTTTTAGATTAGCTGCACCATTTTTATTGATGTCTACATTATAACCAAAGTAATGCGGAATAAAGGGCTGTGAGTCGAGTAAGTGGTCTACAAACGCACTTTCGGTATGTGTATTAAATGCCCAGTTTGTCTCACGTTGTTCTCCTAATTTACTACTCCCTTCGCTACTCATGTTTTTTCCGCATAAAGAGCCCGCTCCATGAGCAGGATACACGATAGCATCATTAGGTAAGGAATTAAATACTTGAGTAATGGTCTTGAACATTGATTTTGCAAGATCAAGGCGTTTTGCTTTTGTGTTTCCGGCATTTTCCCGTAAATCGGGTCTGCCAACATCTCCTATAAATAAGGTGTCACCTGTAAATAGTGCGGTATTTTCATCTTCTGTAGCTACAATTGTAATACTATCTGGGGAGTGACCCGGTGTATTCAAGGCTGTAAAAGTTACGTTTCCTATTTTAACAACATCGCCGTCATCAAAGGTTTTATGGGTATAATCTGCACCAACGAGTTTACTTGCATAAAGTATAGCGCCGGTTTCTTTATGTATTTGTAAATGCGAACTCACAAAATCTGCGTGAGGATGTGTTTCAAAAACGGCAACTATAGTCGCATTATGTTCTTCTGCAAACGTATAATACTGAGCAGGATCGCGCTCGGGATCAACTAAGGCAATTTTATTACCGCATAGTATCGCATAAGAAAAGTGAGAAAGGGGCTTATATTCAAATTGTTTAATAGTCATGAGTCATTAATTTTTGGTAAAAATAATTTAGAAGTTATTAGGAGGCTGTAACCTAGGATACATAACATATAGGCTTATAGAAATTTTAAAAATATACTTAGCTTAATTTGTACAGCGATTAGGCTTGTAAAAATTTAATTAAAGAACGGTTCTAATTTTAAGGAAAAGCTATTTTTAGAGATTACGCGAGAAGGATTAACAAGGCGATGCTATAGGTACTCAGGATTTATTTATAGTTTATTAAACTATAATGAAAATTATTATAAATGGTTCTTTTGATTAAATATAATGCACACTAATTCTTAAAAGGATAGAGGGTTTGATCTTTAAAGTTAGAAGGAAAATGCTCATCTCCCTTAAAACCTATTTCCAGATTTTTTCCGCTCTTCGGAACATATGCAGTACCAAAAAGATAATCCCAGATGCTTAACGTTAGACCAAAGTTCATACCGTACCGGTGCTGAGGTGGTAGTTGTTTTGCGTGGTGCCAGATGTGCATACGCGGATTGTTGAAGATATATCCAAGCTTGCCATAACTCCAATCTAAATTTGCATGGTTGAGGTGACCTACAAATACTGAAAACATGTGCACAATAAAAAACTGTTCAATACCAAAACCTATCATCGCCAGCGGAATGTATTGGACGCTTTTGTAAACTAATGTTTCCATAAAATGAAAGCGAAACTGTGCTGCAAAACCCATCTCTTTTACACTATGATGTATTTGATGAAACTTCCAGAGCCAGGGAACACGGTGTAGCATACGATGCACATTCCACTGTATAAAATCTGCTATTATAAACATAATGAGCAATTGTGCCCATACGGGAAGATTATCTACCTCAACAGCCACTAAATTTTCAATATTAAAAATGCCCAGAAAGTCATTAAAGAGTTCAACACCTACATTAGATAGTGCATTGTAGCCTATTAAGGAAAACAGAAAAAAATTGAAAAGAATATAAAACGCATCGAGCCAAAACCCTTTTCTAATAATGGGTTGCTTTTTACGCCAGGGTATACTAATCTCTAATGCAAAGACGAGAAGAGATAAACCTATTAGCCAATAGAAATAATTGGTCCATCCTGGGTTTGTTATCTCTTGTATGAGATAATCAAAGTAACCTACAAAAGAATCTTCTATTATTTTAAGGTACTTATTCACGTTAGGGATTATGTGTTTTACAGTATATTCTGTCGGTATTTTATTGAATTTCTTACGCAGGCTTAATAATATTAGCCTCTAAATAGTTAAAAATTAGGCCTGCACCTATTGCAATACCAAAGCTCAGGAGAGTGCCTATTAAAACATATTCGGTGAGCTGTCTGTTTTTACCTTCTGTGAGATCACCAAAACGAAACACTGATTTTGCTGCAATTAGAAAGCCTATCGCAGACCAGGCATTAAGGAGTATAAAACCAAAAACAAATAAGCGTTCTAGCATTCCTATTATTTTACCGGCTCCTGCAAGAGATGTACTTTTTGTTTTGCCGGTTTTTGATTTTGCGTTCGGCTCTATGGCGTCTTGCCACGGCTGTAAAAATAAGCGCATTAAAATACTCGTTACAAAAGTCACGAAAAAGCCCAGTGTAAGTAGTAATAAGAGTTTAGGCTGATAAATTAGATCGATGTCAATGTTAAATGGAGCGTAGCAATACACTACAAAACTGATTACAATAAGATGAGCGAGTTGATCTGCAATAAATAGTTTGCTGCCATTCTTTTTTGTCGTGTATTTAATTTTTAGAATGTCTATACCATAATGTGTTATGATAATGCCTAGAATACCCGCAAAATAAGTAGGGTTAAATTGTAATACAACAAGAAGTGCCGCAAGGTGTACAGCAATATGTGCAATTAGATATTTTGATTTATACCCGTTTTTTAATTTATGGTTTACCCACTTTGTGGGCTGTAGTACAAAATCACCAATAATATGCGCGAGAATGAGTTTTATAGCGAGCGTTAACATTAGTATTTTTTTAAAGTTTCTATGTAATACTGAATGAGTCTGGTAATTTCTGCGTAGCCTGCCCTGTTAAGCGCTTTGCTAATTGCGCTTTGCGCTTTACCTAGTATTTCACTTAATTCGGTTTGATTGAGCTGAGGGTGTTCTAGCTGTGTTTTAATTATAGCTGCAGTCACGGGTGGCCATAAATCCATAGTTAAAGTAGCGAGATTTAACATTAGGTTTATAGTGGTATCAAATTCTGCTTGATCTGACTGTAAAACCAGCGTATTTTTTTTAATGGTATCAAAGGCAGTACCCGAATGTACAAAGGCACTCCCATTTGATTGCGTTACTTTAGATGCATTATAATTTTTATCTCCCAGGCCTATTGCTATACGTACATCAAGTTTAGAAAAAGTCTTAATCGCGGCTTTAATATGTATGGCAGCAGCTAGTGCCTGTTCTGCCTGGAGTTCTAATTGGAAACTGTCTCCTCTAAATAATTCCCATTCCTTAGGCTCTGAACCGTATATATTTAATACACGTATAAGTTCTTGCTGCCAGTCATTGCCAGATTGAGAACTAATAATATCTCCTGTTAATACTGCTTGCATATTGATTATAATAAGTATTCTTAATTAGTATTTAAATATACATTAAAAAGGGTATAAATTTAAATATATACTAAATAGAATATAATATATTTTTATACACTATATAGGTTATAAATCATAATATATACTTTAAACGGAATAGTTCCTAAATCAAAAAATTAAAAACCTACAGCCGTATCATCACCGCGACGGTCTGCACCACCTTCAAGAGTTCCGTCTGGTAACACAAGTACGCCATCTACTTTACCTAAAATAACACTATTTTCTTGCTGAATATTATATCCTTTTAAACTCAAACTATCTAGCAAAATTTTACCAAAGGCATTTGGCTCAAAGGTAACTACATCTGGTAACCACTGGTGGTGAAAGCGTGGTGCATCTACAGCTTCCTGCATACCCATACCAAAATCGCTAACATTTAAAATGGTTTGCAACACCGATGTAATGATTGTAGAACCGCCGGGTGTACCCACAGTCATCCACAATTTGCCGTCTTTTTCTACAATAGTGGGTGTCATCGAACTTAACATTCGTTTTTGAGGTTCTATTTTATTTGCTTCTGCACCTATAAGGCCAAACATATTAGGAACACCCGGCTTGGCGCTAAAATCATCCATTTCATTATTCAAGAAAAAACCCAATTCATCTACATATAATTTAGATCCGTAGGCACCATTTAGGGTAGTGGTAAGGGCTACCGCATTCCCAAATTGATCAACCAGTGAAAAATGCGTAGTTTCCATAGACTCATAACCTGCAACTTCCCCATGTTTTATTTCTGAAGAAAGGGTTGCTTTATCAAAACTAAAGTTCTGCATACGTCTATGAGCATAAATTTCACTTGTAAGACTATCAACAGGAATATCATTAAAATCAGGATCTCCCAGATAAAAACTACGATCTGCGTAAGCACGACGTTCTGCTTCGGTTATAAGTTGAATACTTTTTAAAGAGTTATGACCGTATTGTTTAAGATTATAAGGCTCAAGCATTTTAAAAATCTGAGCTAATGATATACCACCACTAGAAGGTGGTGGCATTCCTATTAATTTTAAATCTTTATAAGTAGATACGATAGGCTCACGCCATACAGCATTATAATTTCTAAGGTCTTCAAGCGTTATAATACCACTGTGTTTTTGAATAAAGGCTACCAGTTTTTGAGCTGTTTCACCTTTATAAAATTCATCCTCACCATTTGCAGCAATACGCTTTAATGTTTCGGCTAAAACCTGATTTTTTATTAGCGTTCCTGCTTTTATTTTAACCGTATCGCTTTCGCGGAAGCCGATAGAATACAATGTTTCTTTACCGTTAACCTGATCAAATACAGGAGCATAATTTTTAAAACGTGCCAATTGGTTTTCAGTAATCATATAACCATTTTCAGCTAGTTCAATAACCGGTTTTAAAATATCTGCCATAGGCATAGATCCCAGTTTTTTATGAATGGCAAACATACCGGCCATACCTCCGGGAACACCTACTGCTAATGAACCCTGTCTACTTAGTGAATCTATAGGATTGCCTTCTTTATCCAGGTACATATCGTGTGTGGCTGCGATGGGAGCTTTTTCACGATAATCTATACTGCCGGTCTCGCCATTTGCTTTTCTATACACCATAAAACCACCACCACCTAAGCTTCCTGCAAATGGATAGGCCACATTAAGCGCCATATCTACGGCAATTAATGCATCAAAAGCGTTACCACCTTTTTTAAGAATTTCTGCACCAATACGAGAAGCTTCTTCCCGGGCAGAAACGACCATAATACTATCTGCAAGTTGACCTCGATTGATTAATCTTGTTTCTGTTTTTTCTGTTTTGCAACTGGTAAGAATTAAAGAACAAAGAAATCCTACAACTAAGGTTTGATTGATTTTTATAAATGATACATAGCGTTTAACCATACAAGCAATTATTTTTTTATACTGAATTTTAGGTCGAGTTCTTCCCGTTTTAACTGGCAAAAGTGCCTCAATTCTTCAAAAAAGCGCGTGAATTCGTTCTCAAAATCGTGATAATGTAGTTGTAGATCTTCAACGGCACGGTCCATACCGCTTATGTTACGAGTACGTCTGTTCATATTGTACAAAACTGTGCCTATGCCACTTATTTCAGAATAACTCAGTAACCAGTTATCTGCAATCATATGAGGTATCATTCGCTGAATGCCAGGGGTAAGTAACTCGTAATTTTCATCAAGGCTGTCATAAAATTTTTCTATATATGCAGCGAGCGGTTCATCTGAATAAATACGCCAGTTTTTAGCAAGAAAGTGATCGTATAATATGTCTACAATAACACCACTATAGTGACTGTATTTGCTATGTAAACGCTTAGTGCTTTGCTTTACAATAGGGTGTGAGTCTGTGAAGGTGTCTATACCGCGATGCAGTAAAATTCCTTTTTGCAATTGAGGTAAAAATTCTTTGTATTGTTTTCCTTTTATGCCGTCTGCCATAAAATTACCAAGTGTTACGAGCGTGTCGTCACCAGAAAGATAGATATGCGCTAAATAATTCACAGGCTTAAATTACAAATTATCAACTTAGGGTAGTGGTGTGATTGGCTATATTTGTCCAGAATTAATTCAATTTAGTTACAGAATTAATTTTTAAAAATGATTCAATAATTTAGAATGCTATATAACTATGACCCTAATAAAATCTATATCAGGAATACGCGGAACAATAGGCGGCCAGCCGGGAGAAAATTTAACACCAATTGATGCTGTTAAATTTGCTGCTGCTTATGGGACCTATATAAAAAATCAGCGCAATAAAGAAACGCATCGCGTTGTAGTAGGTCGTGATGCCCGTTTGAGTGGGGAGATGTTGCAGCAGCTTGTTATGCAAACTTTAGTAGGTATGGGGATTCACGTTATAGATTTAGATCTTTCTACAACACCTACCGTTGAGATAGCTGTACAATTAGAGCACGCAGATGGTGGCATCATACTAACTGCCTCACACAATCCTAAGCAATGGAACGCGCTAAAACTTTTAGATAGTAATGGAGAGTTTTTAAATGCTGAAGCGGGAGCAGAAATCCTAAAACTATCTGAATCTGTAGATTTACAATTTGCAGAAGTAGATGATCTGGGCGAGATACATAAAAACGATGCATATATAGATATTCATATAGATGAGGTACTCGATTTAGAGCTTGTAGATGAAGACGCTATTAAGGCAGCAAAGTTTAAGATTGTCGTTGATAGTGTAAATTCTACAGGAGGTATCGCTATACCTATGCTTTTAAATCGTTTAGGCGTACACACGGTTAAGTTGTATTGTGATCCCACAGGACATTTTCCGCACAATCCAGAACCTTTAAAAGAGCATTTAGGGGATATCTGTGCATTAGTTAAAGAAGAAGACGCAGATCTTGGTATTGTGGTAGATCCTGATGTTGATCGTCTGGCGTTTATAGATGAGACCGGCGAAATGTTTGGAGAAGAATACACACTTGTAGCCTGTGCAGATTATGTTTTAGGCGAAAATCCGGGAGATACCGTATCTAATTTAAGTTCGTCAAGAGCTCTACGTGATGTTACCTTAAAACACGGCGGCAAGTATCACGCTTCGGCAGTAGGTGAAGTTAATGTGGTGACAAAAATGAAAGAAGTAAACGCAGTGATAGGTGGAGAAGGCAATGGTGGAATTATTTACCCAAAATCACATTACGGTCGTGATGCGCTGGTAGGTGTTGCGTTATTTTTGACCCATTTGGCTAAAAAGAAGATTAAGGTAAGTGAACTTCGTGCGAGTTACCCGTCTTACTTTATGAGTAAGAAGAAGATTGAATTGACTCCGACTCTTGACGTTGATAAAATTTTAGATACAGTAGCAACCCGCTATAAAAACGAAGAAGTAAATGCGATAGATGGTGTAAAAATTGATTTTGAAAAACACTGGGTTCACTTAAGAAAGTCAAATACAGAGCCCATAATTCGTATTTATACCGAAGCATTTACACAAGCTGAGGCAGATCAAGTTGCTGATGCCATGATTGCTGAAATTAAAGAACTAGCAGGTATCTAAAAGTAGTAAACAGTTAGTTGTTAAACCTCGATGGATGTTTAATAAATATACTGTATACGATTACTCCGCGTGCTTAAAACGTTTATGCGTCCACAAGTAATATTGTGGCGCATTGCGTATTTGAGCTTCTAGATTTGATATAAATGCATCTGTGATTGCATATTCGGGTAGTGATGTTGGTTCTTCTGTAATCACTTTAAAAATGGCTTTATAGTGGCCTCGTTTTACCTTATCTACAGCAAGATATAATACCGGCATATTTTCGGCTATTGCTAAACGCTCTATTCCTGTAAAGAAGGGTACATTTTGTCCTAAAAAATCTGTGCAATATTGATTTTTTCGGGTTTTAGGCGATTGATCTGCAATAAAAGCATACGTCGCCATTTTACCTGCACGTTGCTGTTTTTTTATAATAAATGTGGCTTCTTTGTTATTTATCAATTCAGAATTCCACTTTCCTCGTATATCTCGTATAAGTTTATCAAAATATGGATTCTTAATACGTTTATAAATACCATAACCGCTATGGTCAAAATAAAATTGCAAAGCCGTAAGCCACTCGTAGCTGGCATAATGCCCCATAACGATAAGAGAACTCCTGCGCTCTTCTGCTAGTTTGTGTATGATATCTAAATCTGGCAGTTCAAATCGTTTCTTTAATTCTTCCGCAGAAATGGAGATTGATTTGATCATCTCAAGAAACATATCGCACATATGGCTGTAAAACTCCTTTTCAATCTTTAATAACTCGGCATCAGATTTTTCAGGAAAAGCAGTTTTAAGATTAAATCTCACAGTTTTTTTACGGTAACCTACAAGGTAGTAGACCAGTATGTAAACCAGATCAGAAACTTTATAAAATAACCAAAACGGAAGACGCGATATAAGCCACAAAAGCGGGTAAACAAGCCAGAATATAAGCCATTGCATGAGCGGTAAATTTTGGGTAAATATAGGTATATTTGAGGCTAAATTAGTGTAAGTATGGGCGATTTGAACTTGGTTACCGTTATTGTTATAGCAGTAAATGTGTTAATCTCAATGAAGGGTTTTAAAGACTATTCATTTTTTGAGAAATACAAATTTAATACAGGAGCCATACGCAGAGGTGAACATGTACGGATTCTTTCTTCGGGCTTTTTACATGTGACCAATTCGCACTTATTTTTTAATATGCTAACCCTGTATTTTTTTGCTCCTATAGTGATTGGCTTTTTAGGTAATTGGGAATTTATCGTTATTTATCTAGGAAGTCTTGTTTTAGGTAATTTACTTTCCTATTATTTTCACAAAGATGAATATCACTATACAGCTGTAGGAGCGAGTGGTGCTGTTTCTGGGATATTATATTCTGCAATTTTGCTAAACCCAGATATGAGTTTATATATGTTCTTTATTCCTGTGCCTATTCCAGCATATATCTTCGGTATTGGGTACTTACTGTACTCGATTTATGGAATGCGGGCAAATAATGATAATATAGGTCACGATGCGCATTTTGGTGGGGCAGTAGGGGGTTATGTTATTACTTTGTTAATGGTTCCTATATTGCTCCAGGTTAACTCCTTGATGGTAGGACTTTTAGCAATTCCTATTATTATTCTCTTTATTCTCAACAAGACCGGGAAGATATAATGGCACAGGTCTTGCCTATAGTTAAGCAAACAATAAAACAATCTTATATGAAAACTATTTTAATTTTAGCTATTACAGCTATGACTACATTGGCAAACGCTCAACAAATACAACC
Encoded here:
- a CDS encoding outer membrane beta-barrel protein, encoding MSKITFFVFILMTIGVQCFAQTSFEKGYFINNSGNKIECLIKNYDWNNNPTEIEYMLTDNGDIQKAVIANIQEFSVINKSKYVKATVDIDKTSNKIKDLDENREPEFINETVLLKILVEGDANLYFYREGQLSRYFFSTKNSEIKQLIYKQYLTSNSKLGSNNYYLQQLFNEVNCDNKKNSDLESIEYGKRDLINYFVDYNKCINPDFQVAELEPERDIFNLTFRPGLKSSALSIENSSRNDRDTDFESELSLRLGIEAEFILPFNNNKWALTLEPTYQSYKTKYFDPNEGFNTELTSTVDYQSIEIPLGLRHYLFINNNSKLFVNVLYQFSIDFGSSVDFERSEGRNKTSLDIRSNPNLALGLGYKFRDRYSIELRHDLKRNLLGIYPNWDSNFRGTSLIFGYSIFN
- a CDS encoding DoxX family protein gives rise to the protein MANQKNKALNIILWIAQGLLAAMFIMAGMMKISQPVEVLADSLPWVTSTPLSLVRFIGFTEILGGLGLVLPAVFKLKPVLTIWAAMGLALVMVFAAIFHASRGEFTAIGMNIFLLGIALFIIWGRRKKSSVLVKN
- a CDS encoding Crp/Fnr family transcriptional regulator, producing MKNLESENHILVSKGTILLKQGSIATQGYLVKKGCLKSYTLDNTGKEHILQFAPESWLITDLDSFTNQIPAIVCIEAVEDSEISEMNKSDFKEFSDLDKDSIVEMATKLRNNLIATNKRVIGLLSSTAEQRYLDFTNTYPTLIQRLPLKLIASYIGITPEYLSEIRRKLAKK
- a CDS encoding MBL fold metallo-hydrolase, which produces MTIKQFEYKPLSHFSYAILCGNKIALVDPERDPAQYYTFAEEHNATIVAVFETHPHADFVSSHLQIHKETGAILYASKLVGADYTHKTFDDGDVVKIGNVTFTALNTPGHSPDSITIVATEDENTALFTGDTLFIGDVGRPDLRENAGNTKAKRLDLAKSMFKTITQVFNSLPNDAIVYPAHGAGSLCGKNMSSEGSSKLGEQRETNWAFNTHTESAFVDHLLDSQPFIPHYFGYNVDINKNGAANLKGSIADIPLKLKDEHLNGDGLVIDTRNEQDFKNGHKRNSFNIMALEENHKFETWLGSIVKPEEEFSMVAKDYNHAEELLSRVAKIGYESQVKQIYTLGEQSWIKSSVLDLNKFQENLEAYTIIDIRNQSETEAGKFFDKALTIPLHELRERIAEIPTDKPIVVHCAGGYRSAAGSSIVANHIREVLVYDLGDAVNDFK
- a CDS encoding sterol desaturase family protein, which produces MNKYLKIIEDSFVGYFDYLIQEITNPGWTNYFYWLIGLSLLVFALEISIPWRKKQPIIRKGFWLDAFYILFNFFLFSLIGYNALSNVGVELFNDFLGIFNIENLVAVEVDNLPVWAQLLIMFIIADFIQWNVHRMLHRVPWLWKFHQIHHSVKEMGFAAQFRFHFMETLVYKSVQYIPLAMIGFGIEQFFIVHMFSVFVGHLNHANLDWSYGKLGYIFNNPRMHIWHHAKQLPPQHRYGMNFGLTLSIWDYLFGTAYVPKSGKNLEIGFKGDEHFPSNFKDQTLYPFKN
- a CDS encoding DUF3307 domain-containing protein; amino-acid sequence: MLTLAIKLILAHIIGDFVLQPTKWVNHKLKNGYKSKYLIAHIAVHLAALLVVLQFNPTYFAGILGIIITHYGIDILKIKYTTKKNGSKLFIADQLAHLIVISFVVYCYAPFNIDIDLIYQPKLLLLLTLGFFVTFVTSILMRLFLQPWQDAIEPNAKSKTGKTKSTSLAGAGKIIGMLERLFVFGFILLNAWSAIGFLIAAKSVFRFGDLTEGKNRQLTEYVLIGTLLSFGIAIGAGLIFNYLEANIIKPA
- the ggt gene encoding gamma-glutamyltransferase, whose amino-acid sequence is MVKRYVSFIKINQTLVVGFLCSLILTSCKTEKTETRLINRGQLADSIMVVSAREEASRIGAEILKKGGNAFDALIAVDMALNVAYPFAGSLGGGGFMVYRKANGETGSIDYREKAPIAATHDMYLDKEGNPIDSLSRQGSLAVGVPGGMAGMFAIHKKLGSMPMADILKPVIELAENGYMITENQLARFKNYAPVFDQVNGKETLYSIGFRESDTVKIKAGTLIKNQVLAETLKRIAANGEDEFYKGETAQKLVAFIQKHSGIITLEDLRNYNAVWREPIVSTYKDLKLIGMPPPSSGGISLAQIFKMLEPYNLKQYGHNSLKSIQLITEAERRAYADRSFYLGDPDFNDIPVDSLTSEIYAHRRMQNFSFDKATLSSEIKHGEVAGYESMETTHFSLVDQFGNAVALTTTLNGAYGSKLYVDELGFFLNNEMDDFSAKPGVPNMFGLIGAEANKIEPQKRMLSSMTPTIVEKDGKLWMTVGTPGGSTIITSVLQTILNVSDFGMGMQEAVDAPRFHHQWLPDVVTFEPNAFGKILLDSLSLKGYNIQQENSVILGKVDGVLVLPDGTLEGGADRRGDDTAVGF
- a CDS encoding ACP phosphodiesterase codes for the protein MNYLAHIYLSGDDTLVTLGNFMADGIKGKQYKEFLPQLQKGILLHRGIDTFTDSHPIVKQSTKRLHSKYSHYSGVIVDILYDHFLAKNWRIYSDEPLAAYIEKFYDSLDENYELLTPGIQRMIPHMIADNWLLSYSEISGIGTVLYNMNRRTRNISGMDRAVEDLQLHYHDFENEFTRFFEELRHFCQLKREELDLKFSIKK